From a region of the Fischerella sp. JS2 genome:
- a CDS encoding photosystem II manganese-stabilizing polypeptide produces the protein MRFRAVIVALLALCLGLLTACSEGPTAGSTDLLTYDQIKGTGLANKCPQLTETSRGSIPIDASQSYVIKELCLEPTNFFVREEPANKRQKAEFVAGKLVTRKTYSLDQIEGDLKINSDGSLTFVEKDGFDFQATTVQLPGGERVPFLFTIKGLVAQSQPGMTSINTSTDFEGTFRVPSYRGATFLDPKGRGVASGYDAAVALPAQSDDEELLRANVKRADVMNGKISLSVAKVDSATGEIAGTFESEQPSDTDLGAGEPKEVKVRGIFYARLEKARG, from the coding sequence ATGAGGTTTCGCGCTGTAATTGTTGCACTCTTGGCTTTGTGCTTGGGGTTACTAACTGCTTGTAGTGAGGGTCCTACTGCTGGTAGTACAGACTTACTCACCTACGATCAAATTAAAGGTACTGGTCTAGCTAACAAATGTCCCCAACTCACAGAAACAAGTCGTGGTTCTATTCCCATTGATGCTAGCCAATCCTACGTCATAAAAGAACTTTGCTTAGAACCAACTAATTTCTTTGTAAGAGAAGAACCTGCTAATAAGCGCCAAAAAGCAGAATTTGTTGCTGGCAAATTAGTCACTCGTAAGACATATTCACTAGATCAAATCGAGGGCGACCTAAAAATCAATTCAGATGGTAGCCTTACCTTTGTGGAAAAAGATGGCTTTGATTTCCAAGCTACCACCGTGCAATTGCCTGGAGGTGAACGAGTGCCTTTCTTATTTACCATCAAAGGTTTGGTTGCTCAGTCACAACCTGGTATGACTAGCATCAATACCTCAACAGATTTTGAAGGTACTTTTAGAGTTCCTTCTTATCGTGGTGCTACCTTCTTAGATCCCAAAGGTCGCGGTGTTGCCAGTGGTTATGATGCTGCTGTGGCTCTCCCTGCTCAATCTGATGATGAAGAACTTCTGCGCGCTAACGTCAAGCGTGCTGATGTGATGAATGGTAAAATTTCGCTCTCCGTAGCCAAAGTAGATAGTGCTACTGGTGAAATTGCGGGTACATTTGAGAGCGAACAACCCTCTGACACTGATTTAGGTGCTGGTGAGCCTAAAGAAGTCAAAGTTCGTGGTATCTTCTACGCTCGGTTAGAAAAAGCTCGTGGTTAA
- a CDS encoding ATP-binding protein, whose amino-acid sequence MKTALNLQRFYQACNPSKTLVMGDATDRQYYIDFSDVRGCKIVEELQRTIVRISPEDPTCQLFTGHIGCGKSTELQRLKTELELAGFHVVYFESSQDLDMADIDVSDILLSIARQVSTSLEAINIKEKSGYFSNLFREIGDFLQTPIELSAEAELSLGIAKISAKTKDSPQLRNQLRQYLEPRTNSILQAINEELLDKAVQQLKQRGQKGLVVIVDNLDRVDMRPLASGRSLPEYLFIDRGEQLRRLKCHVVYTIPLALIFSNEYETLKNRLGGGIAPKVLPMVLVRQRDGSDYEGGISLLRQLVLIRAFPEVPWNTRLSLITELFDHPQTLDRLCRISGGHIRNLLGLLYSCLQRQDPPFSHSCLEAVIKDYRDDLLLAIDEHVWELLLEVVSQQSVKGESDYQILLRSMFVFEYRDTTGRWFGISPALAETEKILAWQQSKLIHNS is encoded by the coding sequence ATGAAAACAGCACTAAATTTACAACGTTTTTATCAAGCCTGTAATCCTAGTAAAACCCTGGTAATGGGTGATGCAACGGATCGGCAATACTACATAGACTTTTCTGATGTGCGTGGTTGCAAAATTGTAGAAGAACTGCAACGCACAATTGTCCGTATTTCTCCAGAGGACCCGACTTGTCAGTTATTTACAGGTCATATTGGCTGTGGTAAATCAACGGAATTACAACGCTTAAAGACAGAACTAGAGCTGGCTGGATTTCATGTCGTTTATTTTGAGTCTAGTCAAGATTTAGACATGGCGGATATTGATGTCAGCGATATTTTGCTGAGTATAGCCCGTCAAGTCAGCACTAGTTTAGAAGCGATTAATATCAAAGAGAAATCAGGTTACTTTAGCAATCTGTTTAGAGAAATTGGAGATTTTTTACAGACTCCGATAGAGTTATCAGCAGAAGCAGAATTGTCTTTAGGTATCGCGAAAATTAGCGCCAAAACTAAAGACAGCCCGCAATTACGTAATCAGTTGCGGCAGTACTTAGAACCACGCACTAATAGTATTTTGCAAGCCATCAACGAAGAATTGCTAGACAAAGCTGTTCAACAGTTAAAGCAGCGTGGTCAAAAAGGGTTGGTGGTGATTGTCGATAACTTGGATCGAGTCGATATGCGTCCTTTAGCTTCGGGGCGATCGCTACCAGAATATCTTTTCATTGATCGAGGCGAACAGTTACGCCGCCTTAAGTGCCACGTAGTATATACTATCCCCCTGGCATTAATTTTTTCTAATGAGTATGAAACACTCAAAAACCGTCTTGGAGGCGGTATTGCTCCGAAAGTGTTACCAATGGTACTTGTGCGCCAAAGAGATGGTAGTGACTACGAAGGAGGAATATCTCTGTTACGGCAACTAGTACTGATAAGAGCTTTTCCTGAAGTTCCCTGGAATACAAGGCTAAGTTTAATCACAGAGTTATTTGATCACCCCCAAACTTTAGATCGTCTATGTCGGATTAGTGGTGGACATATTCGTAACTTATTGGGGCTGTTGTACAGTTGTCTGCAACGGCAAGATCCACCCTTTTCTCACAGTTGTTTAGAAGCAGTAATCAAAGACTATCGTGATGACCTGCTATTAGCAATTGATGAACATGTCTGGGAATTGCTATTAGAAGTAGTTAGTCAACAGAGTGTCAAAGGCGAGTCTGATTACCAGATATTACTACGGAGTATGTTTGTCTTTGAATACCGTGATACTACAGGACGTTGGTTTGGTATTAGTCCAGCGTTAGCAGAAACAGAAAAAATTCTCGCTTGGCAGCAAAGCAAGTTGATTCACAACTCATAA